One segment of Gammaproteobacteria bacterium DNA contains the following:
- a CDS encoding class I SAM-dependent methyltransferase, whose protein sequence is MSDSYDDIPYQSIPFTDTQPENLAVLGRLFGLDTPDPARARVLELGCASGGNLLPLAFYLPGGRYLGIELSARQVEDGRQLIAALGLDNIRIEQGDILELDGTLGEFDYIITHGVYSWVPPEVQARILDICARHLAPHGIAYISYNTWPGWHMRGMLREMLLRYTQAAASPGERLARAQKLLQEFPAALAHTDALPAQYLQNEIRRLQEAHPSYLYHEYLERCNQPQYVSEFIAAVEGQGLQYVCDADLKSMFPSVLGPVAEQWLEQFDELAEQEQYVDFLVNRSFRQSLLCRADAPLQREIELETLEHHAFFADLRPPAQSDLCSDRAQAFTTVDDKPVEVSHPLAKAALLELEGCYPDALTYAALFARAAARVRAAGNTAAADDTNGLLTELFLLFAHQAVGMTPLQRCFHKTPAARPQAHRLARAQAAAGLAHVATARHSSLLLDPFSTRLLDYLDGTRDITQLARQLTADIRQARLMLPDLKPATPKQLQTQVRANIERCLRLFARQGVLEGSEA, encoded by the coding sequence ATGTCCGACAGCTACGACGACATCCCCTATCAGAGTATCCCCTTCACCGACACGCAGCCGGAGAATCTCGCCGTGCTGGGGCGGTTGTTCGGGCTGGACACGCCCGATCCGGCGCGTGCGCGGGTGCTGGAACTCGGCTGTGCCAGCGGTGGCAATCTGCTACCGCTGGCGTTTTATCTGCCGGGAGGGCGTTACCTCGGCATCGAACTGTCGGCGCGGCAGGTGGAGGACGGCCGGCAACTGATTGCGGCACTGGGGCTCGACAACATCCGCATCGAGCAGGGCGATATCCTCGAACTGGATGGCACCCTTGGTGAGTTCGACTACATCATCACCCACGGCGTGTATTCCTGGGTACCGCCGGAGGTGCAGGCGCGCATCCTGGACATCTGTGCACGACACCTGGCACCGCACGGTATCGCCTATATCAGCTACAACACCTGGCCCGGCTGGCATATGCGCGGCATGCTGCGGGAGATGCTGCTGCGGTATACGCAGGCTGCGGCCTCGCCCGGCGAGCGCCTGGCGCGTGCCCAGAAGTTACTGCAGGAGTTTCCCGCCGCGCTGGCGCACACTGACGCCTTGCCCGCGCAGTATCTTCAGAATGAAATCCGCCGTCTGCAGGAGGCCCATCCGAGCTATCTGTATCACGAGTATCTGGAGCGCTGTAATCAGCCGCAGTACGTCAGCGAGTTCATTGCGGCGGTTGAGGGTCAAGGCCTGCAGTATGTCTGCGACGCCGATCTCAAGAGCATGTTTCCCTCCGTGCTGGGTCCGGTCGCAGAGCAGTGGCTGGAGCAATTCGATGAGTTGGCGGAACAGGAACAGTACGTCGATTTTCTGGTCAACCGGTCGTTCCGGCAATCGCTGCTGTGCCGTGCCGACGCGCCGCTGCAGCGCGAGATTGAGCTGGAGACGCTGGAGCACCACGCATTCTTCGCGGATCTGCGGCCGCCGGCGCAGTCCGATCTGTGCAGCGATCGAGCGCAGGCATTCACGACCGTGGACGACAAGCCGGTCGAGGTGAGTCATCCGCTCGCCAAGGCCGCACTGCTGGAACTGGAGGGGTGTTATCCGGATGCGCTCACGTACGCAGCCCTGTTCGCCCGGGCGGCGGCCCGGGTGCGGGCGGCGGGCAACACCGCGGCGGCGGACGATACCAACGGCCTGCTGACCGAGCTGTTCCTGCTGTTCGCCCATCAGGCGGTCGGCATGACACCGCTGCAGCGGTGTTTTCACAAAACCCCCGCGGCACGGCCACAGGCACACCGGCTGGCACGCGCCCAGGCTGCCGCCGGACTGGCCCATGTCGCGACGGCACGCCATTCCAGCCTCCTGCTGGACCCGTTCTCGACCCGGTTGCTGGACTACCTCGACGGTACGCGCGACATCACCCAGCTCGCCCGTCAGCTCACGGCTGAC